One Vitis riparia cultivar Riparia Gloire de Montpellier isolate 1030 chromosome 4, EGFV_Vit.rip_1.0, whole genome shotgun sequence genomic window carries:
- the LOC117913231 gene encoding uncharacterized protein LOC117913231, producing the protein MTVFDGSNFSEWYERVQFSLGVLDLDLALIMDKPPEATDDSTSEQVEQSKAWARSNRLSLMFMRITIANNIKTSLPQTEFASEFLKSVEERFKRADKSLAGTLMDELTTMKYDGQKGIQQHILNMTEKAAKLKALGMVISGT; encoded by the exons ATGACTGTTTTTGATGGGTCAAACTTTTCTGAATGGTATGAAAGGGTTCAATTCTCACTGGGCGTATTGGATCTTGACCTGGCTTTAATAATGGATAAACCTCCTGAAGCTACGGATGACAGTACTTCGGAGCAAGTGGAACAATCAAAAGCCTGGGCAAGATCCAACAGACTCAGTCTGATGTTTATGAGAATAACTATTGCCAATAATATCAAGACCTCTCTCCCTCAAACCGAGTTTGCCTCGGAATTTCTAAAATCTGTTGAGGAGCGCTTCAAACGCGCTGATAAGTCCCTTGCAGGCACATTGATGGATGAATTGACCACCATGAAATATGATGGTCAGAAAGGTATTCAGCAACATATTTTAAACATGACTGAAAAGGCTGCAAAGCTTAAGGCACTAGGCATGG TGATCAGTGGAACTTGA
- the LOC117913230 gene encoding MDIS1-interacting receptor like kinase 2-like: MPLQFQHFNSLEYLDLTYNYLEGYVPFKLHLPSLFQAFEHNEGLCGDTKYGIPPCRKRNRITIIIIMVISLCSTLVLSSIIFGVLLIWRRKTRKLQPKEATTTQNGDIFSIWDYDGKIAYEDIIEATEDFDIKYCIGTGGYGSVYRAKLTNGKEVALKKLHTFEIENPTYMKSITNEVQVLSKVRHRNIIKLYGYCLHKRCMFLVYEYMERGNLFCALSDEIEALEFDWIKRVNVVKSIANALSYMHNDCIPPVIHRDISSGNILLDSKFKAVISDFGMARLLDPDSSNQTLIAGTYGYIAPELAYTMVVTEKCDVYSFEIMMGKHPRELVTILSSFSTRNIMLVDILDPRLSPHIDPEVVDDVVLIIRLAFKCINLNLTSRPTMQHMCKELETRTPFPLPFHDISLWQLKDHEV; the protein is encoded by the exons ATGCCCCTCCAGTTCCAACACTTCAACAGCTTAGAGTATTTGGATCTCACTTACAATTATTTGGAGGGTTATGTGCCCTTCAAACTGCATCTTCCATCTCTATTTCAAGCATTCGAACACAATGAAGGTTTGTGTGGTGACACCAAATATGGCATTCCACCTTGCAGAAAAAGGAACAGAATCACAATCATCATCATTATGGTCATTTCTTTATGCTCCACCTTGGTGCTTTCGTCTATAATTTTTGGAGTTCTATTAATTTGGAGGCGGAAGACGAGAAAACTTCAACCTAAGGAGGCAACTACCACACAAAATGGAGACATATTTTCAATATGGGATTATGATGGCAAGATTGCTTATGAAGACATCATTGAGGCGACGGAGGATTTCGACATCAAATATTGCATTGGGACCGGAGGTTATGGCAGTGTCTATAGAGCGAAATTGACCAATGGGAAAGAGGTTGCCTTGAAAAAACTTCACACCTTTGAAATTGAGAACCCAACTTACATGAAAAGTATTACAAATGAGGTGCAGGTGTTGTCAAAAGTCCGACATCGAAACATCATAAAACTATATGGCTATTGTCTACACAAAAGATGCATGTTTCTAGTTTACGAGTACATGGAAAGAGGAAACCTCTTTTGTGCCTTGAGTGATGAAATTGAGGCTTTGGAGTTTGATTGGATTAAGAGGGTGAATGTTGTTAAAAGCATTGCCAATGCCTTGTCCTACATGCATAATGATTGCATCCCTCCAGTGATTCATCGAGACATATCAAGCGGTAATATTCTATTAGATTCAAAATTCAAGGCTGTTATATCTGATTTTGGAATGGCTAGATTGCTTGATCCTGATTCATCAAATCAAACCCTTATTGCTGGCACTTATGGTTATATTGCACCAG AACTTGCATACACCATGGTTGTGACGGAAAAATGTGATGTATATAGCTTTGAAATAATGATGGGAAAGCATCCAAGAGAACTAgtcacaatcttatcatccttTTCAACTCGAAATATAATGTTGGTAGATATATTAGATCCTCGTCTATCACCCCATATTGATCCAGAAGTTGTTGATGATGTGGTTCTCATCATAAGGTTGGCATTCAAATGCATCAATTTGAATCTGACATCCCGTCCAACAATGCAACACATGTGCAAGGAACTTGAGACTCGCACCCCATTTCCTCTACCCTTCCATGATATTTCACTCTGGCAATTGAAGGATCATGAAGTATAA